Proteins encoded together in one Novipirellula caenicola window:
- a CDS encoding PDZ domain-containing protein, producing the protein MSFVRCCSLLLLACLALTFGGSQVSAQQFDTPDRERGRDAAGQREGGIPRSEVSNEADNAQQGTEEGMPQTSLSRANTNQSRANTRVQPHVVPPQSDHWKLGVYARNTDTGVVVTRTIPNTAAHRVGLEHGDRIVAVSGFQVGWIQDRLYPLGAELNRQAGRRGDVTLLVQNVRNDQLINLEVQLDAQGRFRIQERSERSSRDPSFPRPSLPE; encoded by the coding sequence ATGAGTTTTGTACGTTGCTGCTCGCTTCTACTTCTGGCGTGTCTCGCGTTGACGTTTGGAGGATCGCAGGTATCCGCACAACAATTTGACACACCGGATCGCGAACGTGGTCGTGACGCTGCAGGTCAGCGTGAAGGTGGCATTCCTCGGTCGGAAGTGTCAAACGAAGCCGACAACGCCCAACAAGGCACCGAAGAAGGAATGCCGCAAACGAGCCTATCGCGTGCGAACACGAACCAATCGCGTGCGAACACGAGGGTTCAGCCCCACGTCGTTCCACCGCAATCGGATCACTGGAAGCTAGGCGTGTATGCCCGCAACACCGACACCGGTGTCGTCGTCACCCGAACCATTCCCAACACCGCCGCGCACCGTGTGGGGCTCGAGCATGGCGATCGGATCGTGGCGGTAAGTGGTTTCCAGGTGGGCTGGATCCAAGATCGTCTGTACCCCCTTGGTGCGGAACTGAATCGTCAAGCCGGTCGCCGAGGGGATGTCACGTTGTTGGTGCAGAATGTGCGAAACGATCAATTGATCAATCTCGAGGTCCAGTTGGATGCCCAGGGGCGATTTCGT
- a CDS encoding acetyltransferase produces MKVKRSDDLVRIDDLQMLASPLEESVKGCRQAGEEEQDAEMFRKTELVFPSGESLPKCWVDADYQVHHTAAHSSHA; encoded by the coding sequence ATGAAAGTGAAAAGGTCGGATGACCTCGTTCGTATCGACGATCTTCAAATGCTTGCCAGCCCATTGGAGGAAAGTGTCAAGGGATGTCGTCAAGCGGGAGAGGAAGAGCAAGACGCAGAGATGTTTCGCAAAACCGAGTTGGTTTTCCCGTCGGGTGAATCGTTACCGAAGTGCTGGGTCGATGCGGATTATCAAGTCCATCACACCGCTGCCCATTCATCGCATGCCTGA
- a CDS encoding transketolase — protein sequence MAVSSQTVSSQPSSHIETKQLQQLATQIRRWIVQSTSAADSGHPTSSLSAVELMTDLVFAGTFRYDVEHPEHPANDRLIFSKGHASPLFYALWAAAGQVSEEELMSYRTFGSKLEGHPTARFRFTEAATGSLGQGLSIGLGMTLAGKYLDHLPYRTFVLLGDSEMAEGSQWEAIQLAAHYKLNNLISILDVNRLGQRGETMYGYDLEAYQQRIEAFGWKCILVSDGHDHSQVRNAYADACQSTDQPVMIIARTIKGKGVSFLENQDGFHGKPVDQDRLDEALSDIGELDEPVFGKIAKPDDVQLKSLESDEAEPPEYKIGEEVATRDAYGNALCRLAMKYPHMTALDGEVCNSTRSEQFRDDYPDRFFEMFIAEQNMVGAATGLALRGKLPFVSSFAAFLTRAFDQIRMLPYSQANVKFVGSHCGVSIGQDGPSQMGLEDIAMFRTIRDGVVLYPSDAVSTEALVEAMAEHRGIAYLRTTRGDTPVIYDIDEKFLIGGSKVLRQSDEDQVTLIAAGITLHEALRAHEQLKEHGIVTRVIDLYSIKPLDHATVRQAADQTKVIFTIEDHVPDGGIGEAVLTSLSDHATAVNCLAVRKQPLSGSPDKQLELQGISADAIVDAVMRFVKQDSGASA from the coding sequence ATGGCTGTTTCCTCACAAACGGTTTCCTCACAACCCAGTTCGCACATCGAAACGAAGCAACTGCAACAACTGGCAACACAAATTCGCCGCTGGATCGTGCAATCCACTTCGGCAGCCGATTCAGGGCACCCGACTTCGTCGCTGTCCGCGGTGGAATTGATGACGGACCTCGTCTTTGCTGGCACCTTCCGCTACGACGTTGAACATCCAGAGCATCCCGCCAACGATCGGCTGATTTTCTCCAAAGGACACGCCTCTCCGCTGTTCTACGCACTCTGGGCGGCAGCGGGTCAGGTAAGCGAAGAAGAACTGATGAGTTACCGCACGTTTGGTAGCAAACTAGAAGGCCATCCGACGGCTCGTTTTCGATTTACCGAAGCCGCCACCGGTTCGCTCGGTCAAGGATTGTCGATCGGCTTGGGAATGACGCTTGCCGGTAAGTACTTGGACCATTTGCCCTACCGCACATTTGTATTGCTCGGCGATAGCGAAATGGCCGAAGGGTCCCAGTGGGAAGCGATCCAATTGGCGGCCCATTACAAACTAAACAACTTGATTAGCATTCTCGACGTCAATCGCCTCGGTCAACGCGGCGAAACGATGTACGGTTACGATTTAGAAGCCTACCAACAACGAATCGAAGCGTTTGGATGGAAATGCATCCTCGTTAGCGATGGCCATGATCATTCACAGGTTCGCAATGCCTATGCCGATGCGTGCCAATCGACCGACCAACCCGTGATGATCATTGCCCGAACCATCAAAGGCAAAGGCGTCTCGTTCCTCGAGAATCAAGATGGTTTTCACGGCAAGCCGGTCGACCAAGACCGCTTGGACGAAGCATTGTCCGACATTGGCGAACTTGACGAACCGGTGTTTGGAAAAATCGCCAAACCCGATGACGTGCAACTAAAGTCACTCGAGTCCGACGAAGCGGAGCCACCGGAATATAAAATCGGTGAGGAAGTGGCAACACGTGATGCCTATGGTAACGCGTTGTGTCGTTTGGCGATGAAGTACCCACACATGACCGCACTGGATGGCGAAGTCTGCAATTCGACGCGTTCGGAACAATTTCGTGACGACTACCCCGACCGTTTCTTTGAAATGTTCATTGCCGAACAGAACATGGTGGGAGCGGCAACCGGATTGGCACTGCGAGGCAAATTGCCGTTTGTTTCCAGTTTTGCCGCGTTCTTGACCCGAGCGTTTGATCAAATTCGCATGTTGCCTTACAGCCAAGCCAACGTCAAATTCGTGGGCTCGCACTGTGGCGTTTCGATTGGCCAAGACGGACCATCGCAAATGGGGCTGGAAGACATCGCGATGTTCCGCACAATTCGCGACGGGGTGGTGCTGTATCCAAGCGATGCGGTATCGACCGAAGCCTTGGTCGAAGCGATGGCCGAGCACCGAGGCATCGCCTATTTAAGAACGACGCGAGGTGACACACCGGTGATCTATGACATCGACGAGAAATTCCTGATCGGCGGCAGCAAAGTACTGCGTCAATCCGACGAGGATCAAGTAACGCTGATCGCCGCCGGCATCACACTACACGAGGCGCTGCGTGCGCACGAGCAACTGAAGGAACACGGGATTGTCACACGCGTGATCGATTTGTATTCGATCAAGCCGCTGGACCACGCCACGGTACGCCAAGCAGCAGACCAAACCAAAGTGATTTTTACGATCGAGGACCATGTGCCCGACGGAGGCATCGGCGAAGCGGTGCTGACGAGTCTGTCAGACCATGCGACCGCCGTGAATTGTCTGGCCGTCCGCAAGCAGCCGCTCAGCGGATCGCCCGACAAACAGCTCGAGCTGCAAGGCATCTCGGCCGATGCAATCGTCGACGCGGTGATGCGATTTGTCAAACAGGATAGCGGTGCCTCGGCCTAG
- a CDS encoding DUF488 domain-containing protein: MVKANSMEIWTIGHSNLQLDDFVELLKQHDIEMVCDIRRFPGSRKFPHFGQDSLSESLRSHGINYRWLEGLGGRRPRQDATSSSPNDGLRNQSFRNYADYMMTEAFRHAFTELKQIAAAKRTAIMCSESVFWRCHRRLVSDYTVASGGTVHHLFPDGKTRPHAMTTEAVIKNSSDPPQVIYPA; encoded by the coding sequence ATGGTGAAAGCCAACTCGATGGAAATATGGACGATTGGTCACTCCAACTTGCAGCTCGACGATTTTGTTGAACTGCTAAAGCAACACGATATCGAGATGGTGTGCGACATTCGTCGATTCCCTGGCTCTCGAAAATTCCCGCACTTTGGCCAGGATTCTCTTTCCGAATCGCTTCGGTCGCACGGAATCAACTATCGTTGGCTGGAAGGCCTCGGAGGTCGCCGCCCTCGGCAAGACGCGACATCGTCATCGCCCAACGACGGACTTCGAAACCAAAGTTTTCGAAATTACGCCGACTACATGATGACCGAGGCATTTCGACACGCCTTTACGGAGCTCAAGCAGATTGCTGCTGCCAAACGAACTGCGATCATGTGCTCGGAAAGCGTCTTTTGGAGGTGCCACCGCCGCCTCGTTAGCGACTACACGGTCGCATCAGGTGGAACGGTACACCACCTATTCCCCGACGGCAAAACCCGCCCGCATGCGATGACGACCGAAGCGGTGATCAAAAACTCAAGCGATCCCCCGCAAGTCATCTATCCCGCGTAA
- a CDS encoding sulfatase, with product MRIPACFAITLTLLAAGQLKAETPPNIVFVLCDDHRFDCLGAAGHPFIETPHIDSIARDGAMLTRAYVTTSLCSPSRASILTGQYAHNHRVVDNYHPVDPTLTFFPEHLQKAGFQTAFIGKWHMGGEIDDPQRGFDHWVAFKGQGTYWPDGHGTTREVPQTTYDGLNVNGKRVPQNGYITDELTDYAIDWLQKRDAEKPFFLYVSHKAVHSDFVPADRHRGRYADQPLPIETPTVEQMDAGKLPMWVRNQRNSRHGAEFGYNLADFSPEVYYRRYCESILAVDDSVGRLLRFLEQNDLRDNTVFVFMGDNGFQFGDHGLIDKRTAYEASARVPLLIMAPGRIPAGQSFDALVGNIDVAPTLLEAASAPALPKQDGKSFWTALTQNDASRFDRKTLLYEYYWERNYPQTPTLHAIIGGRYKYIRCHGLWDRDELYDLQSDPAEMHNLIDSPEHADRIEQLNAQLWDLLHASGGDEMPLLEDRGVRFPWRNPNKSKQAPFPAEFFRTSEHGN from the coding sequence ATGAGAATACCCGCTTGTTTTGCCATTACGTTGACCCTGTTGGCGGCCGGGCAATTGAAGGCTGAGACACCTCCAAACATCGTCTTTGTGTTGTGTGATGATCATCGATTCGATTGTCTCGGCGCGGCGGGACATCCGTTCATTGAAACCCCGCACATCGATTCGATCGCTCGCGACGGAGCGATGCTGACTCGGGCTTACGTGACGACATCGCTCTGTTCCCCCAGCCGTGCATCGATTCTGACCGGCCAATACGCTCACAATCATCGTGTGGTCGACAACTACCATCCGGTTGACCCCACGCTGACGTTTTTTCCTGAACACTTGCAAAAAGCCGGTTTCCAAACCGCGTTCATTGGCAAGTGGCACATGGGGGGCGAAATCGATGATCCCCAGCGTGGTTTTGATCACTGGGTGGCCTTCAAAGGCCAAGGCACCTATTGGCCCGATGGCCACGGCACCACACGCGAAGTACCCCAGACGACTTACGATGGGCTAAACGTCAATGGGAAACGGGTGCCACAAAACGGTTACATCACCGACGAGTTGACGGACTATGCAATCGACTGGTTGCAAAAGCGAGACGCTGAGAAGCCGTTCTTTTTGTACGTCAGCCACAAGGCGGTGCACTCGGATTTCGTTCCCGCTGATCGACACCGAGGCCGTTATGCCGATCAACCGCTTCCGATTGAAACACCGACCGTTGAGCAAATGGACGCGGGCAAGTTGCCGATGTGGGTTCGCAATCAGCGAAACAGCCGACATGGAGCCGAGTTCGGATACAACTTGGCCGATTTTTCGCCCGAGGTTTATTATCGGCGGTATTGTGAATCGATCCTGGCGGTCGACGATAGCGTCGGTCGGTTGCTAAGGTTTCTGGAACAGAACGATTTGCGAGACAACACCGTGTTCGTCTTTATGGGCGATAACGGGTTCCAGTTTGGTGATCATGGGCTGATTGACAAACGAACGGCATACGAAGCCAGTGCACGCGTTCCGCTGCTGATCATGGCACCAGGACGCATTCCCGCAGGGCAATCGTTTGATGCGCTGGTCGGAAACATCGACGTCGCTCCGACCCTATTGGAAGCCGCTTCCGCACCCGCCCTGCCCAAACAAGACGGCAAAAGTTTCTGGACGGCGCTGACGCAAAACGATGCGAGCCGTTTTGATCGCAAGACGCTGCTGTACGAGTATTACTGGGAACGCAACTATCCCCAAACACCGACGCTGCATGCGATCATCGGAGGGCGTTACAAATACATTCGCTGTCACGGATTATGGGATCGCGATGAACTGTACGACTTGCAATCGGATCCCGCCGAGATGCACAATCTGATTGATTCGCCTGAGCACGCCGATCGAATCGAACAGCTCAACGCCCAACTGTGGGACCTGTTGCACGCCAGCGGCGGTGACGAAATGCCGCTATTGGAAGATCGCGGAGTCCGATTCCCGTGGCGAAATCCCAACAAGTCAAAACAAGCTCCGTTCCCCGCCGAATTCTTTCGTACCAGCGAACACGGAAATTGA
- a CDS encoding NAD(P)/FAD-dependent oxidoreductase, whose protein sequence is MAKDFLKGAADEYDVVVIGSGLAGMTSANILGRAGHRVLLLEQHYKLGGLATWFLRPGGHIFDVSLHGFPHGMIKSCRRYWNRDIADRIVQLKNIRFDNPQFSLTTTFNREDFTRLLTTDFGIAPDTVNEFFDTARSMNFYDDQELTTRQLFDRFFPGRDDVVRLLMEPITYANGSTLEDPAITYGIVFSNFMSKGVFIYEGGTEDLVARMKKELESNNVDIRIRCGVDKINVKDGRVNSVEVNGRTIRCRAVVSNANLKTTVLNMLGSEVLDKDYVERAEEVRLNNSSTQVYMALKEGEEIDESGGDLFFTSTAKEFRTDLLLSRDITSRTFSFYYPRTRPEKKKERYAIVSSTNANWSDWANMSDEEYAASKQDLVESTIDALEKYIPGIRNKIDRAEAATPRTFNHYTRHELGASFGTKFEGLGVSRELPQQVGGMFHAGSVGIIMSGWLGAINYGVIVSNEVDQLLVSTANAT, encoded by the coding sequence ATGGCGAAAGATTTCCTAAAAGGTGCCGCGGACGAATATGACGTGGTCGTGATTGGCAGCGGGCTTGCCGGAATGACCTCGGCCAATATCCTCGGCCGTGCCGGCCATCGCGTCCTGTTGTTGGAACAACACTACAAACTTGGTGGGCTCGCGACATGGTTCCTACGTCCCGGCGGCCATATCTTTGACGTGTCGCTGCACGGGTTTCCTCACGGGATGATCAAATCGTGTCGTCGCTATTGGAACCGAGACATCGCCGATCGCATTGTCCAATTGAAAAACATTCGCTTTGACAATCCTCAGTTCTCGCTCACGACCACGTTCAATCGCGAAGACTTTACGCGGCTATTGACCACCGATTTCGGCATCGCCCCGGACACGGTCAACGAGTTCTTTGATACCGCGCGAAGCATGAACTTTTACGATGACCAAGAACTCACCACGCGTCAATTGTTTGACCGTTTCTTTCCCGGTCGCGATGACGTGGTGCGGTTGTTGATGGAGCCGATCACGTATGCCAACGGATCCACGCTCGAAGACCCCGCGATCACGTATGGAATTGTGTTCAGCAATTTTATGAGCAAGGGCGTGTTCATCTACGAAGGGGGCACCGAAGACCTTGTCGCTCGGATGAAGAAAGAACTCGAATCGAACAACGTCGACATTCGCATCCGCTGTGGTGTCGACAAAATCAATGTCAAAGATGGACGCGTCAATTCCGTCGAAGTCAACGGGCGTACGATTCGCTGTCGCGCCGTCGTCAGCAACGCAAACCTTAAAACGACCGTGCTGAACATGCTCGGCAGCGAAGTGCTGGATAAAGACTATGTCGAGCGAGCTGAAGAGGTGCGGCTGAATAACAGCAGCACACAAGTCTATATGGCACTGAAAGAAGGTGAAGAAATTGATGAGTCCGGCGGCGATTTGTTCTTTACCAGTACGGCAAAAGAGTTCCGTACCGACTTGTTGCTAAGCCGTGATATCACCAGCCGCACGTTCAGCTTCTATTACCCGCGCACTCGTCCCGAGAAAAAGAAAGAACGTTACGCGATCGTCAGCAGCACCAACGCCAATTGGTCCGATTGGGCCAACATGAGTGACGAAGAATACGCGGCCAGCAAGCAAGACCTCGTCGAATCGACGATCGATGCTTTGGAAAAATACATCCCAGGGATCCGCAACAAAATCGATCGCGCCGAAGCGGCCACGCCGCGGACATTCAATCACTACACGCGACACGAGCTGGGGGCCAGCTTTGGAACGAAGTTCGAAGGGCTTGGCGTCAGCCGCGAACTACCACAGCAAGTCGGCGGCATGTTCCACGCCGGCAGCGTCGGGATCATCATGAGCGGTTGGCTCGGCGCAATCAACTACGGTGTGATTGTCAGTAACGAAGTCGATCAGTTGCTGGTTAGCACTGCCAACGCAACTTAA